The Pseudarthrobacter sulfonivorans genome includes a window with the following:
- a CDS encoding alpha/beta fold hydrolase — translation MSLRAKWALGGVIGGGALAGLLATGSSALALYFARRVITPVRQRTADQEVLAVLREGGGRQVILTATPETTVEGVYGLFFDGGKGHARIGRIVSYSPADGTVLREVEAVYAGDLDTARRGWWSGALYPDPAAAGFAAEDVQIDVDGGTAPAWLVRAGGPARTWAVMVHGRGATRQEALRAVGPALELGLTSLLVSYRNDGLAPSAEDGRYGLGSTEWHDVEAAIEFALANGAEEIVLFGWSMGGAICLQTADLSPHRHLIRAMVLDAPVINWVNVLAHHAQINRIPSLVGRYGQLMLGHPVGRRLTGLAAPVDLKAMDWVARAVEVRTPTLIIHSVDDEYVPYEPSALLGERNPDMVTFETFNHARHTKEWNVDPERWENLIKAWLRPQLAPRLNPGQNR, via the coding sequence ATGTCGCTGCGCGCCAAATGGGCGCTCGGCGGCGTCATTGGCGGCGGGGCCCTTGCCGGCCTGCTGGCCACAGGCTCCTCCGCGCTGGCGCTTTATTTCGCCCGGCGTGTGATCACCCCCGTCCGGCAGCGGACGGCGGACCAGGAAGTCCTCGCCGTGCTCCGGGAAGGAGGCGGCCGCCAGGTCATCCTGACAGCCACTCCGGAGACCACTGTGGAGGGCGTCTATGGGTTGTTTTTCGACGGCGGGAAGGGGCACGCCCGGATCGGGCGGATCGTTTCCTATTCGCCGGCGGACGGCACGGTCCTGCGCGAAGTGGAAGCCGTCTATGCCGGCGATCTTGATACGGCCCGCCGCGGATGGTGGAGCGGTGCGCTCTACCCGGATCCCGCTGCCGCCGGCTTTGCGGCGGAGGACGTGCAGATCGACGTCGACGGCGGCACAGCACCGGCGTGGCTGGTCCGGGCCGGCGGACCTGCCCGTACCTGGGCAGTCATGGTTCACGGCCGCGGGGCCACCCGCCAGGAGGCCCTCCGTGCCGTAGGCCCCGCCCTCGAACTGGGGCTCACCAGCCTGCTGGTCTCTTACCGCAATGACGGGTTGGCGCCGTCGGCCGAGGATGGCCGGTACGGCCTGGGATCCACGGAATGGCATGACGTGGAGGCGGCCATCGAGTTCGCCCTGGCCAACGGCGCCGAGGAAATTGTCCTCTTCGGCTGGTCCATGGGCGGCGCCATCTGCCTGCAGACGGCCGATCTGTCGCCTCACCGTCACCTGATCCGGGCCATGGTCCTGGATGCGCCTGTTATCAACTGGGTCAATGTGCTGGCCCACCATGCGCAGATCAACCGCATTCCGTCCCTTGTGGGCCGCTACGGGCAGCTGATGCTGGGCCACCCCGTGGGCCGCAGGCTCACCGGCCTGGCCGCACCCGTGGACCTCAAGGCCATGGACTGGGTGGCGCGCGCCGTCGAAGTCCGGACGCCCACCCTGATCATCCACAGCGTTGATGACGAGTACGTCCCCTATGAGCCCTCCGCCCTCCTGGGTGAGCGGAATCCGGACATGGTCACGTTCGAAACGTTCAATCACGCCAGGCACACCAAGGAATGGAATGTCGATCCCGAGCGCTGGGAGAACCTGATCAAGGCGTGGCTCCGGCCCCAGTTGGCTCCGCGGCTTAATCCCGGCCAGAACCGCTAA
- the msrB gene encoding peptide-methionine (R)-S-oxide reductase MsrB has product MSIFGKSIFENKATDSVPGPAADSVAAEPAYRKSDAEWRQELTPEEYHVLRQAGTERPFTGEYVDTHTEGVYQCRACGTELFRSNEKFDSHCGWPSFWAPLAEGTVRYIHDRTLGMKRVEVRCAHCDSHLGHVFEGEGYGTPTDQRFCINSVSLKLVPRGAAGDESTKS; this is encoded by the coding sequence ATGAGCATCTTTGGTAAGAGCATCTTCGAGAACAAGGCCACGGATTCCGTCCCCGGTCCGGCCGCCGATTCCGTCGCTGCGGAACCGGCCTACCGGAAATCCGACGCCGAGTGGCGGCAGGAACTCACACCGGAGGAATACCACGTGCTGCGGCAGGCGGGTACGGAGCGCCCCTTCACCGGCGAGTACGTGGACACCCATACTGAGGGTGTCTACCAATGCCGTGCCTGTGGCACCGAGCTCTTCCGGAGCAACGAAAAATTCGACTCGCATTGTGGCTGGCCGTCCTTCTGGGCACCGCTCGCCGAAGGCACCGTCCGTTACATCCACGACCGGACGCTCGGCATGAAGCGGGTGGAGGTACGGTGCGCGCACTGTGATTCACACCTGGGCCACGTATTTGAGGGTGAGGGCTACGGCACGCCCACGGACCAGCGCTTCTGCATCAATTCGGTGTCCCTGAAACTGGTGCCGCGCGGCGCTGCGGGGGACGAATCCACGAAGTCCTGA
- a CDS encoding DUF6421 family protein, producing MTVTVTVAPTRITAENPAWLRLRSAAESLQALQVQDGSVPDAGHHAEATLQVAAITESLAELAPLFPHDAAYLDAVVADFQAWATAGFAVPDFLASLLAFQPQLQRQDGLQHVVIFPMYTQNGSSSRLVEAVLIEVIWPDFVAGLEAGDYSNKLFVPIRFLDFTHGYNTNSAVLFPETVAVRATPTFTWGAIFADREAARFRRVLRAAADITSLDLPAGAAELLADQELTEATFVMWDLIHDRTHMRGDLPFDPFMIKQRMPYFLYSLEELRCDLTAFRESVRIEQDEDAGPEARRHAKLVQYAIIFDRIFRFAITGNRVRNYDGLGGQLLFAWLHQHHVLHWTDSRLSIDWDQVADAVIALGASIDELYWRSIDRPKMAHWLAAYQLISATLTPNPASVWAKGPDALPVAGPPRGLTDQVLDDEFPLSMFYEALEKKMRPVIESTAGITGASAL from the coding sequence ATGACCGTCACCGTGACCGTGGCCCCTACGAGGATCACCGCCGAAAATCCCGCCTGGCTCCGCCTCAGGAGCGCCGCCGAATCCCTGCAGGCCCTGCAGGTCCAGGACGGCTCCGTGCCTGATGCCGGCCATCACGCCGAGGCAACCCTGCAGGTTGCCGCCATCACCGAGTCGCTTGCCGAACTGGCACCGCTGTTCCCGCACGACGCGGCCTATCTTGACGCCGTCGTCGCTGATTTCCAGGCTTGGGCCACGGCTGGATTCGCCGTCCCGGACTTCCTCGCATCGCTGCTGGCGTTCCAGCCCCAGCTGCAGCGCCAGGATGGCCTGCAGCATGTTGTCATCTTCCCCATGTACACCCAGAACGGAAGCAGCAGCCGACTGGTGGAGGCCGTACTGATCGAGGTCATCTGGCCCGATTTTGTGGCCGGCCTTGAGGCCGGGGACTATTCCAACAAGCTCTTTGTGCCCATCCGGTTCCTGGACTTCACCCACGGTTACAACACCAACTCGGCGGTGCTGTTCCCCGAAACCGTTGCTGTCCGGGCGACACCCACCTTCACCTGGGGCGCTATTTTTGCGGACCGTGAAGCTGCCCGGTTCCGCCGGGTCCTGCGCGCGGCCGCAGACATCACCTCCCTGGACCTGCCCGCGGGCGCCGCGGAACTCCTGGCCGACCAGGAACTGACCGAGGCCACGTTTGTGATGTGGGACCTGATCCATGACCGGACCCACATGCGCGGCGACCTGCCCTTTGACCCGTTCATGATCAAGCAGCGGATGCCCTATTTCCTGTATTCGCTGGAAGAACTCCGTTGCGACCTCACAGCCTTCCGGGAATCCGTCCGGATCGAACAGGACGAAGACGCCGGGCCGGAAGCTCGCCGGCACGCGAAACTGGTCCAGTACGCCATCATCTTCGACCGGATCTTCCGCTTCGCGATCACCGGCAACCGGGTGCGCAACTACGACGGCCTCGGCGGACAGTTGCTCTTCGCCTGGCTGCACCAGCACCACGTCCTGCACTGGACCGACAGCCGGCTCAGCATCGACTGGGACCAGGTGGCGGACGCGGTGATCGCCCTCGGCGCCTCGATCGACGAGCTCTACTGGCGCTCCATTGACCGGCCAAAAATGGCCCATTGGCTTGCCGCGTACCAGCTGATCTCCGCCACACTCACGCCCAACCCCGCATCAGTATGGGCCAAGGGCCCCGACGCGCTTCCCGTCGCCGGTCCGCCCCGCGGCCTCACCGACCAGGTGCTGGACGACGAATTTCCGCTGTCCATGTTCTACGAAGCCTTGGAGAAGAAAATGCGTCCAGTCATCGAATCCACCGCCGGCATCACCGGAGCGTCCGCGCTGTGA
- a CDS encoding SDR family oxidoreductase encodes MSEPGAPHVVPVPDNALGLNVLVTGGSGPSGIAVARALHQAGFRVFTVGSDSTRIDAAARQAGDGVTSLVCDLADPADVQALRKTLAGTAGAMDGVIHLVGGWRGAAGITDQSDADWDFLERGAITTLRNVSRAFYADLAAAGAGRFAMVSSTAVDKPTAATASYVAAKAAAETWTLAMAEGLAREAANEGTALRGAAVVLVVKALVDAELRKAHPERTFPGATDVEDLAAAVVGLFSRPAAELNGRRLLLTP; translated from the coding sequence GTGAGCGAACCCGGCGCCCCGCACGTTGTACCTGTTCCGGATAATGCCCTCGGGCTGAACGTCCTGGTCACGGGCGGCAGCGGACCCTCCGGGATCGCGGTGGCCCGGGCGTTGCACCAGGCGGGCTTCCGGGTCTTTACGGTCGGCTCGGACAGCACGCGCATCGACGCTGCCGCACGGCAGGCGGGCGACGGCGTCACTTCCCTGGTGTGCGATCTTGCGGATCCCGCTGACGTTCAGGCCCTCCGGAAGACCCTGGCGGGCACCGCCGGAGCGATGGATGGAGTCATCCACCTCGTGGGCGGCTGGCGCGGCGCTGCGGGCATCACGGACCAAAGCGACGCCGACTGGGACTTCCTGGAGCGCGGCGCCATCACCACGCTCCGGAATGTCTCCCGGGCCTTTTACGCCGACCTGGCCGCCGCCGGAGCCGGACGGTTTGCCATGGTGTCCTCCACCGCGGTGGACAAGCCCACAGCAGCGACGGCCAGCTACGTGGCGGCAAAGGCCGCCGCCGAGACCTGGACACTGGCGATGGCGGAGGGGCTGGCCCGCGAGGCCGCGAATGAGGGCACCGCCTTGCGCGGCGCCGCCGTCGTCCTGGTGGTGAAAGCGCTGGTGGACGCGGAACTCCGGAAGGCGCACCCGGAACGGACCTTCCCCGGTGCCACCGACGTCGAGGACCTGGCCGCCGCCGTCGTCGGACTGTTCAGCCGTCCGGCAGCCGAACTGAACGGCCGGCGCTTGCTCCTGACCCCCTGA
- a CDS encoding threonine aldolase family protein, which translates to MTTTADAAPRLENPAARLHDASIRGFASDNYSGVHPEVLAALAAANEGHQVSYGEDDYTARLQGLMEDHFGAGIECFPVFNGTGANVLSLQSLLPRWGAVVCASTAHINMDENGAPERIGGIKLLHVPTPDGKLTPELIDREAWGWGDEHRAQPLAVSITQTTELGTCYTPDEVRAIADHAHAKGMKLHMDGARLANAAAHLDVPLRAFTRDAGVDILSFGGTKNGLLYGEVVVALNPEAAHGLKFLRKMNMQLASKMRFLSAQFIALLEGDLWLRSASHANAMAARLRAAVDTIEGVEPTQKTESNGVFAVLPAGIADRLRESFRFYDWDEAAREVRWMCSFDTSQDDVDAFVAAIRRELAAHHAGTEAG; encoded by the coding sequence ATGACAACTACGGCAGATGCTGCCCCCCGGCTTGAAAATCCCGCCGCCCGGCTGCATGACGCGTCCATCCGCGGTTTCGCCTCGGACAACTACTCCGGTGTGCACCCCGAGGTCCTGGCCGCCCTCGCGGCAGCCAACGAGGGCCACCAGGTGTCCTACGGCGAGGACGACTACACGGCACGGCTGCAGGGGCTGATGGAGGATCACTTCGGCGCGGGCATCGAATGTTTCCCGGTGTTCAACGGCACGGGGGCCAACGTGCTGTCCCTGCAGTCGCTGCTCCCGCGCTGGGGTGCTGTGGTGTGCGCTTCGACGGCGCACATCAACATGGACGAAAACGGCGCTCCGGAACGGATCGGCGGGATCAAACTCCTGCATGTCCCCACCCCGGACGGCAAGCTGACGCCGGAGCTGATTGACCGCGAGGCGTGGGGCTGGGGCGATGAACACCGGGCACAGCCGCTGGCAGTGTCCATCACGCAGACCACCGAGCTTGGCACCTGCTACACCCCGGATGAGGTCCGGGCTATTGCCGATCATGCCCACGCCAAGGGCATGAAGCTCCACATGGACGGCGCGCGGCTGGCCAACGCGGCCGCGCACCTGGACGTGCCGCTGCGGGCTTTCACGCGCGACGCCGGCGTGGACATCCTCTCCTTCGGCGGCACCAAAAACGGGCTGCTGTACGGCGAAGTGGTGGTGGCCCTGAACCCCGAAGCGGCCCACGGCCTGAAGTTCCTGCGCAAGATGAACATGCAGCTGGCCTCGAAAATGCGCTTCCTGTCCGCCCAGTTCATCGCCCTGCTGGAAGGCGACCTGTGGCTCCGTTCGGCGTCGCACGCCAACGCCATGGCCGCCCGCCTCCGCGCCGCGGTGGACACGATCGAGGGAGTGGAGCCCACACAGAAGACGGAGTCCAACGGCGTGTTCGCCGTCCTGCCGGCCGGCATAGCTGACCGGCTGCGGGAGTCCTTCCGGTTCTACGATTGGGATGAAGCCGCCCGCGAAGTCCGCTGGATGTGCTCCTTCGACACCAGCCAGGACGACGTCGACGCCTTTGTGGCCGCGATCCGACGGGAACTCGCGGCCCACCACGCGGGCACGGAAGCCGGATAG
- a CDS encoding DUF3000 domain-containing protein, protein MNALAQVPPDFLHALGTLRKAQCRSELRLAEIPAPARLAPFAVALGAEVMAPGPGSGTTPVHGPAAMALAAASGTEDDDDTELATGRFILLHDPEGSAVWDGEFRIVTYIRAQLEPEMGNDEMLGTVAWTWLVEALENHKAPYRAAGGTATRVLSESFGTLSDRPGSIDIELRASWTPESSDVTAHLEAWSDMVCTFAGLPPLPDGVTALPRRRRN, encoded by the coding sequence GTGAACGCACTAGCCCAGGTTCCCCCGGATTTTCTCCACGCCTTGGGAACCCTCAGGAAGGCCCAATGCCGCAGTGAACTGCGCCTGGCGGAAATTCCCGCCCCGGCGCGCCTGGCACCGTTCGCCGTGGCACTCGGGGCCGAGGTCATGGCGCCCGGACCGGGCAGCGGCACCACGCCCGTCCACGGGCCCGCCGCCATGGCTCTGGCGGCGGCGTCCGGGACCGAGGACGACGACGACACCGAGCTGGCCACGGGCCGCTTCATCCTGCTGCACGACCCCGAAGGCTCAGCAGTATGGGACGGCGAATTCCGGATTGTCACCTACATCCGGGCCCAGCTTGAGCCCGAAATGGGCAACGACGAAATGCTGGGCACCGTCGCCTGGACCTGGCTGGTCGAGGCGCTGGAGAACCACAAGGCCCCCTACCGGGCGGCCGGCGGGACCGCCACGCGCGTCCTGTCGGAGAGCTTTGGAACACTTTCCGACCGGCCCGGATCGATCGATATCGAGCTGCGCGCCTCCTGGACACCGGAGTCCTCGGACGTTACTGCCCATCTGGAGGCGTGGTCAGACATGGTCTGCACGTTCGCCGGCCTCCCCCCTCTGCCCGACGGCGTCACGGCCCTTCCGCGCCGGCGCCGGAACTAG
- a CDS encoding HRDC domain-containing protein, with protein MTPHIPENTTAGAPAADTTPHITVEGFDSQVPVVIDLDAPRDGVPLVIETQSGLERCAAAIAAGTGPAGVDAERASGFRYGQRAFLVQIRREGSGTWLIDPEPFENLSIINDALQGVEWILHAASQDLPCLLELGMWPDRLFDTELAARLAGLPRVGLAAVIEQLLGFGLAKEHSAADWSTRPLPEPWLRYAALDVEVLTELREELIELLQADGKLEYAEQEFAAILAAGVAPPRVDPWRKTSGLHQIRDRRQLAAVREMWLERDSLAQKRDVAPGRLIPDSALVSAAKAMPSTVPQLLGTKGFHGRAAQREAPRWLRCIAAARDLEDLPPLHLPTNAPPPPRVWSDRDPEAAARLSTARPLLQEKAEELNLPVENLLTPDYLRRVAWRPPSGITEETVAAELRALGAREWQIGVVAPLLTDAFLNPQPLPAKETKATAVPE; from the coding sequence ATGACCCCTCATATTCCGGAAAACACCACGGCCGGCGCTCCGGCTGCTGATACCACTCCCCACATCACGGTGGAAGGCTTCGACAGCCAGGTCCCCGTAGTCATTGACCTCGATGCACCGCGCGACGGCGTGCCGCTGGTTATCGAAACGCAGTCCGGGCTGGAGCGGTGCGCGGCAGCCATCGCCGCCGGAACAGGGCCCGCAGGGGTTGATGCAGAACGGGCCTCAGGATTCCGGTACGGCCAGCGCGCGTTCCTGGTGCAAATCCGGCGCGAAGGCTCCGGTACCTGGCTGATCGATCCTGAACCGTTCGAGAACCTGTCCATCATCAACGATGCGCTCCAGGGCGTGGAATGGATCCTGCATGCAGCCAGCCAGGACCTGCCCTGTCTGCTGGAGCTGGGCATGTGGCCGGACAGGCTCTTTGATACGGAGCTCGCCGCACGGCTGGCCGGCCTACCACGCGTTGGCCTGGCCGCCGTCATCGAACAGCTGCTCGGGTTTGGCCTGGCGAAGGAACATTCTGCCGCCGACTGGTCCACCCGGCCGCTGCCCGAGCCGTGGCTGCGATACGCCGCCCTGGACGTGGAAGTCCTGACCGAACTGCGCGAAGAACTCATCGAACTGCTGCAGGCCGACGGCAAGCTGGAATACGCCGAGCAGGAATTTGCCGCGATCCTTGCCGCCGGAGTCGCCCCTCCCCGGGTTGACCCCTGGCGCAAGACGTCGGGCCTGCACCAGATCCGCGACCGGCGCCAGCTGGCCGCGGTCCGCGAAATGTGGCTGGAGCGCGATTCCCTGGCGCAGAAGCGCGATGTGGCGCCGGGACGGCTGATCCCAGATTCCGCCCTGGTGTCCGCCGCCAAGGCCATGCCGTCCACCGTTCCCCAACTCCTCGGCACCAAGGGCTTCCACGGGCGTGCGGCTCAGCGTGAGGCACCCCGCTGGCTCCGGTGCATCGCCGCTGCCCGCGATCTTGAGGACCTTCCGCCGCTGCACCTGCCTACCAACGCACCGCCCCCGCCGCGGGTGTGGTCCGATCGGGACCCCGAGGCCGCCGCACGCCTGTCCACCGCCCGTCCGCTCCTGCAGGAGAAGGCGGAGGAACTGAACCTTCCCGTGGAGAACCTGCTGACGCCGGACTACCTGCGCCGCGTGGCGTGGCGCCCGCCGTCGGGCATTACCGAAGAAACAGTGGCCGCCGAGCTGCGTGCCCTCGGTGCGCGTGAGTGGCAGATCGGCGTGGTGGCACCGCTTCTCACGGACGCGTTCCTCAACCCGCAACCGCTGCCGGCCAAGGAAACCAAGGCAACTGCAGTCCCCGAGTAA
- a CDS encoding thiolase family protein: protein MSHHGSSGSPRTVRDVVFVDGVRTPFGRAGEKGIYAGTRADDLMVKCIRELLRRNPTLPAARIDEVAVAATTQTGDQGLTLGRTAALLAGLPRTVPGFAIDRMCAGAMTAVTTTASGIGFGAYDVVIAGGVEHMGNHPMGSGADPNPRFMSERLVDPAALNMGNTAENLHDRFPAITKERADAYAVASQDKLEAAYAKGQIQPDLVPVATLKPGQGWTVNSVDEPPRPGTTLEDLAALRTPFRAHGRVTAGNAAGLNDGATAAVLASSEAAAELGLPVKMRLVSYAYAGVEPEVMGIGPVPATEKALKNAGLSIEDIGLFEVNEAFAVQVLSFLDHFGISDDDPRVNRYGGAIAVGHPLASSGVRLMNQLARQFEEDPSVRYGITTMCIGLGMGATVIWENPRHSKYTDYSGTVAAVVHEANSVATTEGAPA from the coding sequence GTGAGCCACCACGGAAGCAGCGGATCCCCGCGAACTGTCCGCGACGTCGTTTTTGTTGACGGCGTCCGCACACCCTTCGGCCGGGCCGGCGAGAAAGGCATCTACGCCGGAACCCGCGCCGATGACCTGATGGTGAAGTGCATCCGCGAACTTCTGCGCCGCAACCCCACGCTGCCCGCGGCCCGGATCGACGAAGTCGCAGTCGCAGCCACCACCCAGACCGGCGACCAGGGCCTGACCCTGGGCCGCACAGCCGCCCTCCTGGCAGGGCTCCCCCGCACCGTCCCCGGCTTCGCCATCGACCGCATGTGCGCCGGCGCCATGACTGCAGTCACCACAACGGCGAGCGGCATCGGCTTCGGCGCCTACGACGTCGTGATCGCCGGCGGCGTGGAGCACATGGGCAACCACCCGATGGGATCCGGCGCCGACCCGAACCCGCGCTTTATGTCCGAGCGCCTGGTGGATCCCGCCGCCCTGAACATGGGCAACACTGCCGAAAACCTGCACGACCGTTTCCCCGCCATCACCAAGGAACGCGCCGACGCCTACGCTGTCGCCTCGCAGGACAAACTCGAGGCCGCCTACGCCAAGGGCCAGATCCAGCCGGATCTCGTTCCGGTCGCTACCCTCAAGCCGGGTCAGGGCTGGACGGTGAACAGCGTTGATGAGCCGCCCCGCCCGGGTACCACGCTTGAGGACCTGGCGGCCCTGCGAACCCCCTTCCGCGCCCACGGCCGCGTGACGGCAGGCAACGCCGCCGGCCTGAACGACGGCGCCACCGCCGCCGTCCTGGCCTCCTCGGAAGCTGCGGCGGAACTGGGCCTGCCGGTCAAAATGCGGCTGGTCAGCTACGCCTACGCCGGCGTCGAACCGGAAGTCATGGGCATCGGCCCCGTGCCCGCCACCGAAAAGGCCCTCAAAAACGCCGGCCTCAGCATTGAGGACATCGGACTCTTCGAGGTCAATGAAGCCTTTGCCGTGCAGGTCCTCAGCTTCCTGGACCACTTTGGAATTTCCGACGACGATCCCCGGGTGAACCGGTACGGCGGCGCCATCGCGGTGGGCCACCCCCTCGCGTCCTCCGGGGTCAGGCTGATGAACCAGCTTGCGCGGCAGTTCGAAGAAGATCCCTCGGTCCGGTACGGGATCACCACCATGTGCATAGGCTTGGGCATGGGCGCCACCGTCATCTGGGAAAACCCGCGTCACTCGAAATACACAGATTACAGCGGCACCGTCGCAGCAGTAGTCCACGAAGCAAACTCAGTAGCCACCACCGAAGGAGCCCCCGCATGA
- a CDS encoding 3-hydroxyacyl-CoA dehydrogenase NAD-binding domain-containing protein — protein sequence MSAADFSKLAGLFPDETVTHSYVQDIKLPAAPGQQSPGVFALITLDNGLDHSKPTTLGPNTLVELGTVLEGLKERAARGEIVGVGVTGKPYFLVAGADLSAVKSLDNRDHGLWMAQLGHDVYATLANLGVPSFAFINGVALGGGLEITLQSTYRTVSTGAGALALPEAFIGLVPGWGGVYILPRLIGPENAVKVMIENPLSNNRTLNGPQAFQLGIADALFEPADFLEQSLAWAATVITGEVVPARANSVDPADPAVAGRWSAAVAAGRSFVESKTSNASPAPAKVLDILEANRTMSQAESAALECETLAGLMQTDEFRATVYAFLDLVQKRSKRPAGAPDRRLARPVTKIGVVGAGLMASQLALLFARQLKVPVVMTDIDQARVDKGVGYVHAEVDKLLGKKRISQDAANRTRALVTGSVSKEAFADADFVIEAVFEELNVKKQVFAEVEAIVSPDCILATNTSSLSVTAMAQDLAHPERLVGFHFFNPVAVMPLLEIVRAPKTDDAVLATAFELAKGLKKTAVLVKDAPAFVVNRILLRLMGEVTAAFDEGTPAEVADTSLRPMGLPMTPFTLGAMVGLPVAQHVQESLHAAFGDRFAVSTNLQKLIENGVKSLWVPAADGSQEIPESTLSLMSFGTSPSTGDNVLRRVQDALAEEIGLMLDEGVVAGPEDIDLCMILGAGWPMFLGGITPYLDRVGASERVNGRRFLAPGVASGLTGQSSESVSPDAATPESVRG from the coding sequence ATGAGCGCCGCCGATTTCTCCAAGCTTGCCGGGCTCTTCCCCGACGAAACCGTGACCCACTCATACGTCCAGGACATCAAGCTGCCTGCCGCCCCCGGCCAGCAGAGCCCCGGCGTTTTTGCGCTGATCACCCTGGACAACGGCCTGGACCACTCCAAGCCCACCACGCTGGGACCCAATACTCTGGTGGAACTTGGCACGGTCCTGGAGGGGCTGAAGGAGCGTGCGGCCCGCGGCGAAATCGTGGGTGTGGGGGTGACCGGCAAACCGTACTTCCTTGTTGCCGGGGCCGACTTGTCCGCGGTGAAGTCGCTGGACAACCGGGATCATGGCCTGTGGATGGCGCAGCTCGGGCATGACGTTTATGCCACGCTGGCCAACCTCGGCGTCCCCAGCTTCGCGTTCATCAACGGCGTTGCCCTGGGCGGCGGCCTGGAGATCACCCTGCAGTCCACCTACCGCACGGTGTCCACCGGCGCCGGTGCATTGGCGCTTCCCGAGGCTTTCATCGGCCTGGTCCCCGGCTGGGGCGGCGTCTACATCCTGCCGCGCCTGATCGGACCCGAGAACGCGGTCAAGGTGATGATCGAGAACCCGCTCAGCAACAACCGGACGCTCAACGGGCCGCAGGCCTTCCAGCTTGGTATCGCCGACGCCCTGTTCGAACCGGCAGACTTCCTGGAGCAGTCCCTCGCCTGGGCGGCCACGGTCATCACCGGCGAGGTGGTCCCGGCGCGGGCCAACTCCGTGGACCCCGCTGATCCCGCCGTTGCCGGGCGCTGGTCTGCAGCCGTTGCCGCCGGCCGGTCGTTCGTGGAGTCCAAGACCTCCAATGCCTCGCCTGCGCCCGCTAAGGTCCTGGACATCCTCGAAGCCAACCGGACCATGTCCCAGGCCGAATCGGCTGCCCTTGAGTGCGAAACCCTCGCCGGTCTGATGCAGACAGACGAGTTCCGCGCCACGGTCTACGCGTTCCTGGATTTGGTCCAGAAGCGTTCCAAGCGGCCTGCCGGCGCACCGGACCGTAGGCTCGCCCGTCCGGTCACCAAGATCGGCGTCGTGGGTGCGGGCCTCATGGCCAGCCAGCTGGCCCTTTTGTTCGCCCGCCAGCTCAAGGTCCCCGTGGTGATGACGGACATCGACCAGGCTCGTGTGGATAAGGGCGTGGGCTACGTCCACGCCGAGGTGGACAAGCTCCTCGGCAAGAAACGGATCAGCCAGGACGCAGCCAACCGCACCAGGGCGCTGGTCACGGGATCGGTCTCCAAGGAAGCGTTCGCGGACGCCGACTTCGTCATCGAGGCCGTCTTCGAAGAGCTGAACGTCAAGAAGCAGGTCTTCGCCGAGGTGGAGGCAATCGTCTCGCCGGACTGCATCCTCGCCACCAACACGTCCTCGCTGTCCGTCACGGCCATGGCACAAGACCTCGCACACCCCGAACGGCTGGTGGGCTTCCACTTCTTCAACCCGGTGGCCGTGATGCCGCTGCTCGAAATCGTGCGCGCCCCCAAGACCGACGACGCCGTGCTGGCCACCGCTTTCGAGCTGGCCAAGGGCCTGAAGAAGACCGCGGTGCTGGTCAAGGATGCGCCGGCCTTTGTAGTCAACAGGATCCTGCTGCGGCTGATGGGCGAAGTGACGGCCGCGTTCGACGAAGGCACCCCTGCCGAGGTGGCCGACACTTCGCTGCGTCCCATGGGCCTGCCGATGACGCCGTTCACGCTGGGTGCCATGGTGGGCCTGCCGGTTGCTCAGCATGTCCAGGAGTCCCTGCACGCCGCTTTCGGAGACCGCTTCGCCGTGTCCACGAACCTGCAGAAACTGATCGAGAATGGCGTGAAATCGCTCTGGGTCCCGGCGGCCGACGGCTCCCAGGAGATCCCGGAGTCCACCCTGTCGCTGATGTCCTTCGGCACGTCACCGTCCACCGGGGACAACGTGCTGCGCCGCGTGCAGGACGCCCTCGCGGAGGAGATCGGGCTGATGCTGGATGAGGGCGTAGTGGCCGGTCCTGAGGACATCGACCTCTGCATGATCCTGGGCGCTGGCTGGCCGATGTTCCTGGGCGGCATCACGCCGTACCTGGACCGTGTTGGCGCCTCCGAACGGGTCAACGGCAGGCGCTTCCTTGCGCCCGGCGTCGCGTCGGGCCTGACGGGTCAGTCCTCCGAATCAGTCAGCCCGGATGCAGCCACCCCGGAATCAGTCCGCGGGTAG